Within bacterium HR34, the genomic segment TAATATCTAAAGGCACCTGCCCTTTTCTAAAACCCGGATACTCAAAATCTTTTTGAATATTTCTCAAAACTTCTTCCACGCATTTTTCGAACTCGTCTTTGTTAACTTTAAAACTAACTTCTATTTTTGTGTCTGATAATTTTTTTGTATTGGTTTCCATTTTATTTTATTTTTTATTATTTTGTTTTTTCGTTTTTATCTTCTGCTTCTTGTTTTGCTTCCTCACCTTTGTTTTCTTTTTCTGCCTCTTTTTCTTCGACGATTTTACCCTCTTCCACCTCTATCTCACTACTTCCTACTCTATTTTCGTTTTCTTCTCCTTCCTCAACTTCACTTTCTTCGACGCTTTCTTTTTCTTCAAAACCTTCCTCATCTACTTTTGCCGAGACAATTTTTTTATTCTTTTTATCAACATCCTCCTCTGAAATAATGTCTATATTCAAACATGTAAGTTTTGCTGCCAATCTAACATTCTGACCCTCCTTCCCGATTGCTAATGAAAACTGATCTTCTGGTACAATCACCAAGACTTTACTCTCATCTACGATTTTAACATCAGAAACTTTTGCAGGCGACAAAGCATTGGCAACATATTCTTTTGGATCCTCAGACCATTTCACTATATCTATTTTCTCCTGTCCTAACTCTTGCATTACCACAGATACTCTTGCTCCTTTCTGTCCTACCATAGCACCTATTGGATCTATATTTTCATCATGAGAAACCACCGCTATTTTAGTTCTTGAACCAGGCTCCCTTGCAATTGATTTTATCTCCAAAACTCCATTTTGAAGTTCAGGCACTTCATAATAAAACAACCTCGAAACTAACTTAGGATGAGTTCTTGATATATAAACAACAGGTCCTTTTGGGGTATTTTCTACGCTTAACACGTAAAACTTCATTTTTTGACCAGGTTTGTAGAATTCTCCCGGCACCTGTTCTTTTTTAGGTAAAATCGCCAACACTCTTCCAATATCAACCCATATTAAGTTCTTCTCTATTCTCTGCACAATACCGCTAATAATATCACCTTCTTTTTCTTTATATTCCTCATAAGCAAGAGTTCT encodes:
- the nusA gene encoding Transcription termination/antitermination protein NusA, with the translated sequence MSIDLKNFLIAFRQIAEEKRIPEEMMLSIVESALASAYKKDYGKKGEIIKCKIDMKTGNMKFWKEKIVVDENDVKENGEKISFNPLRHITVEEAKNYKKDAKPGDIIKFDLENKLDFGRIAAQTARQVILQKIKETERTLAYEEYKEKEGDIISGIVQRIEKNLIWVDIGRVLAILPKKEQVPGEFYKPGQKMKFYVLSVENTPKGPVVYISRTHPKLVSRLFYYEVPELQNGVLEIKSIAREPGSRTKIAVVSHDENIDPIGAMVGQKGARVSVVMQELGQEKIDIVKWSEDPKEYVANALSPAKVSDVKIVDESKVLVIVPEDQFSLAIGKEGQNVRLAAKLTCLNIDIISEEDVDKKNKKIVSAKVDEEGFEEKESVEESEVEEGEENENRVGSSEIEVEEGKIVEEKEAEKENKGEEAKQEAEDKNEKTK